One window of Pseudobacteroides sp. genomic DNA carries:
- the hemB gene encoding porphobilinogen synthase translates to MDLIKRPRRLRINENMRRLVRETSISVDDFIYPLFIVEGKGIKREIPSMPGVYHFSMDLLLKELEEIRDLKIPGVLLFGVPETKDEKGSEAYNPDGIIQRALRQAKKEFPDILFGADVCLCEYTSHGHCGLVCNGDVLNDCSVELIAKAALSYAEAGADIIAPSDMMDGRVGAVRKILDKNGFTNKTIMSYSAKYASSFYGPFREAALSKPSFGDRKSYQMDYANIGEALREVENDISEGADIIMVKPALSYLDVISKVSTGFNIPVAAYNVSGEYSMIKAASEKGWIDEKCAIIEVLTSIKRAGAQIIITYFAKQAAAWMQAGVNSQPG, encoded by the coding sequence ATGGATTTAATTAAAAGGCCAAGACGATTACGTATAAATGAAAATATGAGAAGACTTGTACGGGAAACATCTATTTCAGTGGATGATTTTATTTATCCTTTGTTTATAGTAGAAGGCAAGGGCATAAAACGGGAAATACCGTCCATGCCGGGTGTGTATCATTTTTCTATGGACCTTCTTTTAAAGGAACTAGAGGAGATAAGGGATCTAAAGATACCTGGTGTGCTCTTATTTGGGGTGCCCGAAACTAAAGATGAAAAAGGATCTGAGGCATATAATCCCGACGGTATTATTCAAAGGGCGTTGAGGCAAGCTAAAAAGGAATTCCCAGATATCCTTTTCGGTGCAGATGTATGTTTGTGTGAGTATACCAGCCATGGTCACTGCGGACTGGTTTGTAATGGTGATGTTTTAAACGACTGCTCTGTGGAGCTCATTGCAAAAGCTGCATTAAGCTACGCAGAGGCAGGTGCTGATATTATTGCTCCTTCCGACATGATGGACGGGAGGGTAGGTGCAGTAAGAAAAATACTTGATAAAAACGGTTTTACCAACAAAACCATTATGTCCTATAGTGCGAAGTATGCATCATCATTTTATGGTCCTTTCAGGGAAGCTGCATTGTCAAAGCCTTCCTTCGGTGACAGGAAAAGCTATCAAATGGATTATGCAAACATCGGAGAAGCCCTTAGAGAAGTAGAAAATGACATTTCGGAAGGTGCTGATATTATCATGGTAAAGCCTGCACTTTCATACCTGGATGTAATAAGCAAGGTCAGTACAGGATTTAATATACCTGTTGCGGCCTATAATGTCAGCGGTGAATATTCAATGATAAAAGCAGCTTCGGAAAAAGGTTGGATTGATGAGAAATGTGCTATTATTGAGGTGCTTACCTCAATAAAGAGGGCAGGGGCACAGATAATAATAACATATTTTGCTAAACAGGCTGCAGCCTGGATGCAAGCCGGGGTGAACAGCCAGCCCGGATAA
- the hemC gene encoding hydroxymethylbilane synthase has product MRKIVRVGTRKSELAIAQTNWVIDRIKEKFPQLEFELVGIITKGDVILDRSLDKIGGKGLFINELEKALLDNDIDIAVHSMKDMPAELPEKLVIGAIPKREDPRDALVSLEGTDLSRLDKGSVVGTGSIRREVQILGLRPDLKIKPIRGNVPTRISKLKEHQFDAIVLAMAGLKRLGLEGIASYSFSFEEMVPAVGQGALGIEVRKDDELLELIRAINHIDSEICVNAERAFLKRLNGSCSTPLGAYACMSDGGIKIYGMLAENDKTWVRKAVIEGRKEDFEELGTKLAERLQNPKGF; this is encoded by the coding sequence ATGAGAAAAATTGTTAGGGTTGGGACCCGAAAAAGTGAATTGGCAATTGCTCAAACAAATTGGGTTATTGACAGAATAAAGGAAAAATTTCCCCAGCTTGAGTTTGAGTTAGTGGGAATAATAACAAAAGGTGATGTGATACTGGATAGAAGCCTTGATAAGATTGGCGGCAAAGGACTTTTTATAAACGAACTGGAAAAGGCACTTCTAGATAATGACATAGATATTGCTGTTCACAGCATGAAGGATATGCCGGCTGAGCTTCCGGAGAAACTTGTAATTGGTGCAATACCCAAAAGGGAAGATCCCAGGGATGCACTTGTTTCTTTAGAGGGTACGGACTTAAGCCGCCTGGATAAGGGCTCCGTTGTGGGAACAGGTAGCATTAGAAGAGAGGTCCAGATCCTAGGGCTTCGGCCTGATCTTAAGATAAAACCAATAAGGGGTAACGTGCCTACAAGGATAAGCAAGCTTAAGGAGCACCAATTTGATGCAATTGTCCTGGCAATGGCAGGCCTAAAGAGGTTAGGATTGGAAGGTATAGCATCCTATTCCTTCAGCTTTGAAGAAATGGTTCCGGCTGTTGGTCAAGGGGCTTTGGGAATAGAAGTTAGAAAGGACGATGAGCTTTTAGAACTTATTAGAGCTATAAACCATATAGACAGTGAGATTTGTGTTAATGCCGAAAGGGCTTTTCTAAAAAGACTTAATGGAAGCTGCAGTACACCTTTAGGAGCTTATGCCTGCATGTCTGATGGTGGGATTAAAATATACGGGATGCTGGCTGAAAATGATAAGACCTGGGTAAGGAAAGCTGTGATTGAAGGCAGGAAAGAAGATTTTGAGGAATTGGGTACAAAGCTTGCGGAAAGGCTGCAAAATCCCAAGGGATTTTAG
- the cobA gene encoding uroporphyrinogen-III C-methyltransferase, translating into MNCKGMVYILGAGPGDYGLLTIKAADCISKADVIVYDRLVNASILSLAKKDAEFINVGKMPNHHSVPQDIINKILLDKAMEGKVVARVKGGDPFVFGRGGEEAEVLQKNSIEFEVVPGITSAVAAAAYAGIPVTHRDYCSSLHIITGHEKPGRDVSFIDYEVIAKLEGTLVFLMGMKNLNEICSNLIKFGKAGITPAAVIERGSTIEQRVIIGTLQDISEKVKKSSVKSPAVTVIGNVVNLRERLNWFPKGKLAGKRVIVTRAREQASSLVEEIRKLGGEAVEFPTIRIEEPLDYEHFDRVLGNLKWYKWIVFTSVNGVRAFFKRMRALKIDIRSLWEIRIGAVGEATAIELSAMGLIADFIPADYTTKELLKGLVGLINKGEKVLLPRTDIANKELSEGLKENNIDFEELTVYRTVTEASMKDAVHELLVQSRVDFITFTSSSTVRNFVKLLGNENLGLLSTIKTVCIGPVTSETAKESGLNVSAVADKYTIDGLIVKLVELSEE; encoded by the coding sequence ATGAATTGTAAGGGAATGGTTTATATTTTGGGTGCAGGTCCCGGAGATTATGGACTATTGACTATAAAAGCCGCTGACTGCATCAGCAAAGCTGATGTTATAGTTTATGATAGACTTGTAAATGCTTCAATCTTAAGTCTTGCTAAAAAGGATGCGGAATTTATAAATGTGGGTAAAATGCCCAATCACCACTCCGTACCCCAGGATATCATAAATAAGATACTTTTGGACAAAGCTATGGAAGGTAAGGTAGTAGCAAGGGTGAAGGGTGGAGACCCCTTTGTATTCGGAAGAGGCGGAGAAGAGGCGGAGGTTCTTCAAAAAAACAGCATAGAATTTGAAGTAGTACCGGGAATAACTTCAGCTGTTGCAGCAGCAGCCTATGCAGGGATTCCTGTGACCCACAGGGATTATTGCTCTTCGCTGCATATTATAACAGGTCATGAGAAGCCTGGGAGGGATGTAAGCTTTATTGATTATGAAGTCATCGCAAAGCTTGAGGGTACATTGGTATTTCTTATGGGAATGAAAAACCTTAATGAGATTTGCTCTAACCTCATAAAGTTTGGCAAAGCCGGTATTACACCTGCGGCAGTGATTGAGAGGGGTTCAACAATAGAGCAAAGGGTGATAATCGGAACCCTCCAAGACATTTCTGAAAAAGTTAAAAAGTCAAGTGTAAAATCACCTGCTGTAACAGTAATAGGAAATGTGGTGAACTTAAGGGAAAGGCTCAACTGGTTTCCAAAGGGTAAGCTTGCAGGTAAAAGGGTTATTGTAACAAGGGCGAGGGAGCAAGCCAGCAGCCTTGTAGAGGAAATAAGAAAACTTGGCGGAGAGGCTGTAGAATTTCCTACAATAAGGATAGAAGAGCCTCTTGATTATGAACACTTCGACAGGGTGCTCGGAAATTTGAAATGGTACAAGTGGATTGTATTTACAAGTGTAAATGGAGTCCGGGCTTTTTTCAAAAGGATGAGAGCTCTCAAAATTGATATAAGGAGCCTATGGGAAATACGGATTGGTGCAGTTGGTGAGGCTACAGCAATAGAGCTTTCAGCTATGGGATTAATTGCGGATTTTATACCGGCAGATTATACAACAAAGGAGCTGCTAAAAGGTCTTGTTGGATTGATTAACAAAGGTGAAAAGGTACTTTTGCCACGGACGGACATTGCAAACAAGGAGCTTTCAGAAGGACTGAAAGAGAATAATATAGATTTTGAGGAGCTTACTGTATACAGGACTGTGACGGAAGCATCCATGAAGGATGCGGTTCATGAGCTTCTTGTACAAAGCAGGGTTGATTTTATAACTTTTACAAGCTCATCAACAGTGAGAAATTTTGTCAAATTACTTGGTAACGAGAACCTAGGCCTTTTATCAACTATAAAAACTGTGTGTATAGGCCCTGTAACTTCGGAGACTGCGAAGGAATCAGGCCTTAATGTGTCAGCCGTTGCAGATAAATATACCATAGACGGCTTAATAGTTAAACTGGTGGAACTATCGGAGGAATAA